One Pseudonocardia sediminis DNA window includes the following coding sequences:
- a CDS encoding DUF6295 family protein yields MSMCTYSTEKIDVAAGSGKGPDGWFPLRTATVYYDHPVHAPDEHTVNIDFLNPERGPSARVAVELSLDTAKELLAALQTTIDRAAHH; encoded by the coding sequence ATGAGCATGTGCACCTACAGCACCGAGAAGATCGACGTCGCGGCCGGCAGCGGGAAGGGCCCCGACGGCTGGTTCCCGCTGCGCACCGCGACGGTCTACTACGACCACCCCGTGCATGCGCCGGACGAGCACACCGTCAACATCGACTTCCTGAACCCGGAACGCGGCCCGTCGGCGCGCGTCGCGGTCGAGCTGAGCCTGGACACGGCGAAGGAGCTCCTCGCGGCCCTGCAGACCACCATCGACCGGGCCGCCCACCACTGA
- a CDS encoding response regulator, whose product MREGLIGLLERFGHTVVTAVVDAGAIAGAVARDRPDLLLTDVRMPPRHADDGLRAALEVRRTHPGLPVLVLSQYVEQSYASQLLDSGDGEAVGYLLKDRVGDVTAFVGALERVAAGGTVVDPEVVRQLIRRRRDPLERLSAREREVLALMAEGHSNAMLAQALFVGDAAVQKHIRSIFTKLDLPADADGHRRVLAVLAHLRS is encoded by the coding sequence ATGCGGGAGGGCCTGATCGGGCTGCTGGAGCGGTTCGGGCACACCGTCGTCACCGCCGTCGTCGATGCGGGCGCGATCGCCGGGGCCGTCGCCCGCGACCGGCCCGACCTGTTGCTCACCGACGTCCGGATGCCCCCGCGTCACGCCGACGACGGGCTGCGCGCCGCGCTGGAGGTCCGCCGCACCCATCCCGGGCTGCCGGTCCTGGTGCTGAGCCAGTACGTCGAGCAGTCCTACGCCTCCCAGCTGCTCGACTCCGGCGACGGCGAGGCCGTCGGCTACCTGCTCAAGGACCGGGTCGGCGACGTCACCGCGTTCGTCGGCGCGCTGGAGCGGGTCGCCGCGGGCGGTACCGTCGTCGACCCCGAGGTCGTCCGCCAGCTGATCCGTCGCCGTCGCGACCCGCTGGAACGTCTCAGCGCCCGAGAGCGCGAGGTGCTCGCCCTGATGGCGGAGGGCCACTCCAACGCGATGCTCGCGCAGGCCCTGTTCGTCGGCGACGCCGCCGTGCAGAAGCACATCCGCAGCATCTTCACCAAGCTCGACCTGCCCGCCGACGCCGACGGGCACCGCCGCGTCCTCGCCGTCCTGGCCCACCTGCGGTCGTGA
- a CDS encoding sensor histidine kinase, protein MRVATAWQAMDQRPLRFLATAWPWRALGYLLSGVIVGGVVVAAAVIGVSGIVVPLMVPAGLLLLTVWALCGPAVARLERWRLRLVDLDPVPDPHRAPFERGVRALLSTRLRERATRREAGYALLTLVLSCLDAVVLGIAFVLPVSMFLSPVDDPRAWPAVIVGVVLLLAAPYTVTAWAGARATLARTVLGPRDAELGAELTDVAASRRRLVDAFEAERARIERDLHDGAQQRLVSVSMALGLARLDADDGSPVAHRLDDARTELTAALAELRDLVRGLNPQVLKDNGLVAALEDSAGRSPVPTTVDVSLPRRLPPHVEVTAYFVATEAMTNVARHSGATAARLHGRHQADTLLLEISDNGVGGATPGGRALDSRAPGSGEPGGREPGGTGLAGLAERLTAADGRLRLSSPPGGPTLLRAEIPCRFE, encoded by the coding sequence ATGCGTGTCGCGACGGCCTGGCAGGCCATGGACCAGCGGCCGTTGCGGTTCCTCGCCACGGCCTGGCCGTGGCGTGCGCTGGGCTACCTGCTGTCGGGTGTGATCGTCGGCGGTGTCGTCGTCGCCGCGGCGGTCATCGGGGTCAGCGGGATCGTCGTCCCCCTGATGGTCCCGGCCGGGCTGCTGCTCCTGACGGTGTGGGCACTGTGCGGCCCGGCGGTGGCGCGGCTGGAGCGGTGGCGGCTGCGGCTGGTCGACCTCGACCCGGTCCCCGACCCCCACCGCGCGCCGTTCGAGCGCGGCGTCCGCGCCCTGCTCTCGACCCGCCTGCGCGAGCGGGCGACCCGGCGGGAGGCGGGCTACGCGTTGTTGACGCTCGTGCTGAGCTGCCTCGACGCCGTCGTCCTCGGTATCGCGTTCGTGCTGCCCGTGTCGATGTTCCTGTCCCCGGTCGACGACCCGCGCGCCTGGCCCGCGGTGATCGTCGGCGTCGTGCTGCTGCTCGCCGCGCCCTACACGGTCACCGCCTGGGCCGGTGCGCGGGCGACGCTGGCCCGGACCGTCCTCGGCCCCCGCGACGCCGAGCTCGGGGCGGAGCTGACCGACGTCGCCGCGTCCCGGCGACGGCTGGTGGACGCGTTCGAGGCCGAGCGCGCGCGGATCGAGCGCGACCTGCACGACGGAGCCCAGCAGCGCCTGGTCTCGGTGAGCATGGCCCTCGGGCTGGCCCGCCTCGACGCGGACGACGGGTCACCGGTGGCGCACCGTCTCGACGACGCGCGCACCGAGCTGACCGCCGCCCTGGCCGAGCTGCGCGACCTCGTCCGGGGCCTGAACCCGCAGGTCCTCAAAGACAACGGGCTCGTCGCCGCGCTGGAGGACAGCGCCGGCCGCTCCCCCGTCCCGACCACCGTCGACGTCAGCCTCCCGCGACGGCTGCCACCGCACGTCGAGGTGACCGCGTACTTCGTGGCCACCGAGGCGATGACGAACGTCGCACGGCACAGCGGCGCCACCGCCGCCCGCCTGCACGGCCGTCACCAAGCGGACACGCTGCTGCTCGAGATCAGCGACAACGGCGTCGGTGGCGCGACACCAGGCGGCAGAGCACTCGACAGCAGAGCGCCCGGCAGCGGGGAGCCCGGCGGCCGGGAGCCCGGCGGGACCGGCCTGGCCGGGCTCGCCGAACGCCTCACCGCCGCCGACGGGCGCCTGCGGCTGTCCAGCCCGCCCGGCGGGCCGACCCTGCTCCGGGCGGAGATCCCGTGTCGCTTCGAGTGA
- a CDS encoding aconitate hydratase → MASTDSFGAQGQLDVDGTGYEIFRLSAVEGSQRLPYSLKVLLENLLRTEDGANVTADHIRAIASWDPKADPDTEIQFTPARVIMQDFTGVPCVVDLATMREAVTEMGGDPAKVNPLAPAELVIDHSVIIDVFGTPDAFERNVDFEYGRNKERYQFLRWGQGAFDEFKVVPPGTGIVHQVNIEHLARTVMSRNGQAYPDTLVGTDSHTTMVNGLGVLGWGVGGIEAEAAMLGQPVSMLIPQVLGFKLTGEIPAGATATDVVLTITEMLRQKGVVGKFVEFYGEGVGAVPLANRATIGNMSPEFGSTAAIFPIDDETIRYLTLTGRSKEQIALVEAYAKEQGLWHDPSSEPVFSDTLELDLSTVVPSIAGPKRPQDRIALTQSKEAFRSSLGNYAQGSSSAVDEAEEESFPASDAPAHTGGNGGGAPRAPISAATGAHGRTSKPTKVTYNGAEFEIDHGAVVIASITSCTNTSNPSVMLGAALLAKNAVDKGLAVKPWVKTSMAPGSQVVTDYYEKAGLWPYLEKLGYHLVGYGCTTCIGNSGPLPEEVSAAVNEADLAVVSVLSGNRNFEGRINPDVKMNYLASPPLVIAYALAGTMDFDFETQPLGQDTSGNDVFLRDIWPAAEDIQRTIDDSISQQMFTKDYADVFAGDERWTSLPTPEGQTFEWDPQSTYVRKPPYFEGMATDPEPVTDVSGARVLALLGDSVTTDHISPAGAIKPGTPAAQYLDENGIDKADYNSFGSRRGNHEVMIRGTFANIRLRNQLLDDVSGGYTRDFTQDGGPQAFIYDAAQNYAAQDTPLVVLGGKEYGSGSSRDWAAKGTALLGVRAVIVESFERIHRSNLIGMGVVPLQFPQGESASSLGLDGTETFDISGITALNDGSTPKTVHVTATKESGDKVEFEADVRIDTPGEADYYRNGGILQYVLRGMLRG, encoded by the coding sequence GTGGCCAGCACCGACAGCTTCGGCGCCCAAGGACAGCTCGACGTCGACGGCACCGGGTACGAGATCTTCCGTCTCTCCGCCGTCGAGGGGTCGCAGCGTCTCCCCTACAGCCTGAAGGTCCTGCTGGAGAACCTCCTGCGGACCGAGGACGGCGCGAACGTGACCGCCGACCACATCCGCGCGATCGCGAGCTGGGACCCGAAGGCCGACCCGGACACCGAGATCCAGTTCACCCCGGCACGGGTGATCATGCAGGACTTCACCGGCGTGCCCTGCGTCGTCGACCTCGCCACCATGCGCGAGGCCGTCACCGAGATGGGCGGGGACCCGGCGAAGGTCAACCCGCTGGCACCCGCCGAGCTGGTCATCGACCACTCGGTGATCATCGACGTGTTCGGCACCCCGGACGCGTTCGAGCGCAACGTCGACTTCGAGTACGGCCGCAACAAGGAGCGCTACCAGTTCCTGCGCTGGGGCCAGGGCGCGTTCGACGAGTTCAAGGTCGTCCCCCCGGGCACCGGCATCGTGCACCAGGTCAACATCGAGCACCTGGCCCGCACCGTCATGTCCCGCAACGGGCAGGCCTACCCGGACACCCTGGTCGGCACCGACTCGCACACCACGATGGTCAACGGACTGGGTGTGCTGGGCTGGGGCGTCGGCGGCATCGAGGCCGAGGCCGCGATGCTCGGCCAGCCCGTCTCCATGCTCATCCCGCAGGTCCTCGGCTTCAAGCTGACCGGTGAGATCCCGGCCGGCGCGACCGCCACCGACGTCGTCCTGACGATCACCGAGATGCTGCGCCAGAAGGGCGTCGTCGGGAAGTTCGTCGAGTTCTACGGCGAGGGCGTCGGCGCCGTGCCGCTGGCCAACCGGGCCACGATCGGCAACATGAGCCCCGAGTTCGGCTCCACCGCCGCGATCTTCCCGATCGACGACGAGACGATCCGCTACCTCACGCTCACCGGGCGTTCGAAGGAGCAGATCGCGCTGGTCGAGGCGTACGCCAAGGAGCAGGGCCTCTGGCACGACCCGTCGAGCGAGCCGGTCTTCTCCGACACCCTCGAGCTGGACCTGTCGACGGTCGTCCCGTCGATCGCCGGCCCGAAGCGCCCGCAGGACCGGATCGCGCTGACCCAGTCCAAGGAGGCGTTCCGCTCCTCGCTGGGCAACTACGCGCAGGGCAGCAGCTCCGCCGTCGACGAGGCCGAGGAGGAGAGCTTCCCGGCCAGCGACGCCCCCGCGCACACCGGCGGCAACGGTGGCGGCGCCCCGCGGGCCCCGATCTCCGCCGCGACCGGCGCGCACGGCCGCACCAGCAAGCCGACGAAGGTCACCTACAACGGCGCCGAGTTCGAGATCGACCACGGCGCGGTGGTGATCGCGTCCATCACGAGCTGCACCAACACGTCGAACCCGTCGGTGATGCTCGGCGCGGCGCTGCTGGCCAAGAACGCCGTCGACAAGGGCCTGGCCGTCAAGCCGTGGGTCAAGACGTCGATGGCGCCGGGCTCGCAGGTCGTCACCGACTACTACGAGAAGGCCGGTCTCTGGCCGTACCTGGAGAAGCTGGGCTACCACCTGGTCGGCTACGGCTGCACCACCTGCATCGGCAACTCGGGCCCGCTGCCCGAGGAGGTCTCGGCCGCGGTCAACGAGGCCGACCTCGCCGTCGTCTCCGTGCTGTCGGGCAACCGGAACTTCGAGGGCCGGATCAACCCGGACGTCAAGATGAACTACCTGGCGTCCCCGCCCCTGGTCATCGCCTACGCGCTGGCCGGGACGATGGACTTCGACTTCGAGACCCAGCCGCTGGGCCAGGACACCTCGGGGAACGACGTGTTCCTGCGTGACATCTGGCCGGCCGCCGAGGACATCCAGCGCACCATCGACGACTCGATCAGCCAGCAGATGTTCACGAAGGACTACGCCGACGTCTTCGCCGGTGACGAGCGGTGGACGTCGCTGCCCACGCCCGAGGGCCAGACCTTCGAGTGGGACCCGCAGTCGACCTACGTGCGCAAGCCCCCGTACTTCGAGGGCATGGCGACCGACCCCGAGCCGGTCACCGACGTCTCCGGCGCCCGCGTGCTCGCCCTGCTCGGGGACTCGGTCACCACCGACCACATCTCCCCCGCCGGTGCGATCAAGCCGGGCACCCCGGCCGCGCAGTACCTCGACGAGAACGGCATCGACAAGGCCGACTACAACTCGTTCGGCTCCCGGCGCGGCAACCACGAGGTGATGATCCGCGGCACGTTCGCGAACATCCGGCTGCGCAACCAGCTCCTCGACGACGTCTCGGGCGGCTACACCCGCGACTTCACCCAGGACGGTGGGCCGCAGGCGTTCATCTACGACGCCGCGCAGAACTACGCCGCGCAGGACACCCCGCTGGTCGTGCTGGGCGGCAAGGAGTACGGCTCCGGCAGCTCGCGCGACTGGGCGGCCAAGGGAACGGCCCTGCTCGGTGTGCGCGCGGTGATCGTCGAGTCCTTCGAGCGCATCCACCGGTCGAACCTGATCGGCATGGGCGTCGTCCCGCTGCAGTTCCCGCAGGGCGAGTCGGCGTCGTCGCTGGGCCTCGACGGCACGGAGACGTTCGACATCTCCGGCATCACGGCGCTCAACGACGGCTCCACCCCGAAGACCGTGCACGTCACGGCGACGAAGGAGTCCGGCGACAAGGTCGAGTTCGAGGCCGACGTCCGGATCGACACCCCCGGCGAGGCGGACTACTACCGCAACGGCGGCATCCTGCAGTACGTCCTGCGCGGCATGCTCCGCGGCTGA
- a CDS encoding NlpC/P60 family protein, whose amino-acid sequence MLGLLTAVLVATPGVDPGPAAGRAAGSPAVERSTAPGTVAVSSSLLPEQPPPPVPPPNPDDEQLERSRGDVAARAAEVGRLTARLSELAAEADELQIQVASQRESANAARDTSDAAGAAAAEAADKATEARRRTEEAGAAIDDARTRLDEFVAGIYGHGLDLGPLGLLSRATDPQDLMDRARLTDALSQDQADALDALERARVAQANADSLARAAQEEADRRKQAADEARSAADQALVEAQAAADEQSQRLDAVNGETASVQQQLDAAQNSDATLRGQRQRFEQWQAAQAAAERARERAEQAAAEARNRARARQEESSSDSAAAPAPPPRRGGSDAIETVIDRAMAQIGIRYSWGGGNSRGPTKGIRDGGAGDAHRDYANEGFDCSGLMLYAFAGIGIDLPRYSGNQHKAGEQVPADQMRRGDMLAWAENGRTYHIALYLGDGKMLEAPYSGSEVKVSPVRYKNLMDTVTRMV is encoded by the coding sequence GTGCTGGGTCTGCTGACCGCCGTGCTCGTCGCCACCCCGGGCGTCGACCCCGGCCCCGCCGCCGGCCGCGCCGCGGGCTCTCCCGCCGTCGAGCGTTCCACCGCGCCGGGGACCGTCGCCGTGTCGTCGTCGTTGCTCCCCGAGCAGCCTCCGCCGCCCGTCCCTCCGCCCAACCCGGACGACGAGCAGCTCGAGCGGTCCCGCGGTGACGTCGCCGCCCGCGCCGCCGAGGTGGGACGGCTGACCGCGCGCCTGTCCGAGCTCGCCGCCGAGGCCGACGAGCTGCAGATCCAGGTGGCGTCCCAGCGCGAGTCGGCCAACGCCGCGCGCGACACCTCCGACGCCGCCGGCGCCGCGGCCGCCGAGGCGGCGGACAAGGCCACCGAGGCGCGCCGCAGGACAGAGGAGGCGGGCGCCGCGATCGACGACGCCCGCACCCGTCTCGACGAGTTCGTCGCCGGCATCTACGGCCACGGACTGGACCTGGGCCCGCTCGGACTGCTCAGCCGCGCGACCGACCCGCAGGACCTGATGGACCGTGCGCGGCTGACCGACGCGCTGAGCCAGGACCAGGCCGACGCCCTCGACGCGCTCGAACGCGCCCGGGTCGCCCAGGCCAACGCCGACTCCCTCGCCCGCGCGGCGCAGGAGGAGGCCGACCGTCGCAAGCAGGCCGCGGACGAGGCCCGCAGCGCCGCCGACCAGGCCCTCGTCGAGGCACAGGCGGCAGCCGACGAGCAGTCGCAGCGCCTCGACGCCGTCAACGGTGAGACGGCGTCGGTGCAGCAGCAGCTCGACGCCGCCCAGAACTCCGACGCGACGCTGCGCGGCCAGCGGCAGCGCTTCGAGCAGTGGCAGGCCGCCCAGGCCGCCGCCGAGCGGGCCCGGGAACGGGCCGAGCAGGCCGCGGCCGAGGCCCGCAACCGGGCGCGCGCCCGGCAGGAGGAGTCCTCCTCGGACTCGGCGGCCGCCCCCGCGCCCCCGCCGCGGCGGGGCGGCTCGGACGCGATCGAGACCGTGATCGACCGGGCGATGGCCCAGATCGGTATCCGCTACTCCTGGGGCGGCGGCAACTCCCGCGGCCCGACCAAGGGCATCCGCGACGGCGGCGCCGGCGACGCGCACCGCGACTACGCCAACGAGGGCTTCGACTGCTCCGGGCTGATGCTCTACGCCTTCGCCGGGATCGGCATCGACCTGCCCCGCTACAGCGGCAACCAGCACAAGGCCGGCGAGCAGGTCCCGGCCGACCAGATGCGCCGCGGCGACATGCTGGCCTGGGCCGAGAACGGCCGGACCTACCACATCGCGCTCTACCTGGGCGACGGCAAGATGCTCGAGGCGCCGTACTCCGGCTCCGAGGTCAAGGTCTCCCCGGTGCGCTACAAGAACCTGATGGACACCGTCACCCGCATGGTCTGA
- a CDS encoding dienelactone hydrolase family protein gives MIEGLRYDAVLSETVAIRGHGGDEVEAYTARPLTPGPRAGVLVIHHMPGYDRESKETVRRFAAEGYDAMCVNLYSREAPGADPDDAAATARAQGGAPDERFVGDAAGAVAWLRALPGASGKVGTIGFCSGGRQAFLSGVELDVQAAVDCYGAFVVGTPPEGFPLQVAQLADRVPELRAPLLGLFGNEDAYPSPSHVDELEKLLQEAGRTYEFHRYDDAGHAFFSVDRPSYRVAAALDGWEKIRAFYRRHLGA, from the coding sequence ATGATCGAAGGTCTGCGCTACGACGCCGTGCTGTCCGAGACGGTCGCGATCCGGGGCCACGGCGGTGACGAGGTCGAGGCCTACACCGCCCGCCCCCTGACACCGGGCCCGCGGGCGGGGGTCCTCGTCATCCACCACATGCCCGGCTACGACCGGGAGTCCAAGGAGACCGTGCGGCGGTTCGCCGCCGAGGGCTACGACGCGATGTGCGTCAACCTCTACAGCCGCGAGGCGCCCGGCGCCGACCCCGACGACGCCGCGGCCACCGCGCGTGCGCAGGGCGGGGCGCCGGACGAGCGGTTCGTCGGTGACGCAGCCGGTGCCGTCGCGTGGCTGCGCGCGCTGCCCGGGGCGAGCGGGAAGGTCGGCACGATCGGCTTCTGCTCCGGTGGGCGGCAGGCGTTCCTGTCCGGGGTCGAGCTCGACGTGCAGGCCGCCGTCGACTGCTACGGCGCGTTCGTCGTCGGCACGCCGCCGGAGGGGTTCCCGCTACAGGTCGCGCAGCTGGCCGACCGGGTCCCGGAGCTGCGCGCCCCGCTGCTGGGCCTGTTCGGCAACGAGGACGCCTACCCGTCGCCGTCGCACGTCGACGAGCTGGAGAAGCTCCTGCAGGAGGCGGGCAGGACCTACGAGTTCCACCGCTACGACGACGCCGGGCACGCGTTCTTCTCCGTCGACCGCCCGTCCTACCGGGTCGCCGCCGCCCTCGACGGCTGGGAGAAGATCCGCGCCTTCTACCGCCGGCACCTGGGGGCATGA
- a CDS encoding VOC family protein has protein sequence MPVTFNHTIIAARDRHASAQFFRDVLEASDAPSWGPFTNLLLEGGVMIQFADLPVAAYPEIQNQHYAFLVDDALFDRAYARLCERRIEHWADPQMSRPGETTPDTVDGASTSATRRATSWR, from the coding sequence GTGCCCGTCACGTTCAACCACACGATCATCGCCGCCCGCGACCGCCACGCTTCCGCGCAGTTCTTTCGGGACGTCCTGGAAGCCTCGGACGCCCCGTCGTGGGGTCCGTTCACCAACCTGCTGCTCGAGGGCGGGGTGATGATCCAGTTCGCGGACCTGCCCGTCGCGGCCTACCCGGAGATCCAGAACCAGCACTACGCGTTCCTCGTCGACGACGCGCTGTTCGACCGCGCCTACGCGCGACTGTGCGAGCGCCGGATCGAGCACTGGGCGGACCCGCAGATGAGCCGCCCCGGCGAGACGACACCGGACACGGTGGACGGGGCGTCTACTTCCGCGACCCGGCGGGCCACTTCCTGGAGATGA
- a CDS encoding SLC13 family permease, producing the protein MVVQIVALVIFAGVFLIAEVRRSHIGIVMFAAACGVGLLVTGLPLDDILGGFPVDILILLVGVTYFFGIAKSNGTIARLVDLALARVGDNVTALPLVFFALTGVVSAMGSPLGGLVMAPIGMSVAGRRGIDPMLMGLAMACGLSAGGFAPTSLFGIVTYGTAASAGIALNPLVLFGTAVVANVLLLGLAYLLFGPGAGARRARRGNGRVVAAGSPGLDGRDGAGSAPAPREQGDQLGAAATTTDDTGGDRGGDRGGARTSAGPSGTDPTATRDPGDDTGGRASDATGSSPDRSAPPVPEPFEREHRITVLAMLGLVVAVVVLALMGSEPDIGVLAFAFGAALTLIDPPAGRTALAEIDWSTVLLVGGIITYVGVLQTAGAVDLLGDLAAGLAFPVPAAFVLCAVCGLISAFASTTGILAALVPLAIPLVQTGGVPGWALICALGVCSSLVDVSPFSTVGATMVATATDPEERPRMTSLLTRWGMSMVVVGPVLLLGTLMLPAMAV; encoded by the coding sequence ATGGTGGTCCAGATCGTGGCTCTGGTGATCTTCGCCGGGGTGTTCCTGATCGCCGAGGTGCGCAGGTCGCACATCGGGATCGTGATGTTCGCGGCCGCCTGCGGGGTCGGGCTGCTGGTCACCGGTCTGCCGCTGGACGACATCCTCGGCGGGTTCCCGGTCGACATCCTGATCCTGTTGGTCGGGGTGACGTACTTCTTCGGGATCGCCAAGTCCAACGGCACCATCGCTCGTCTCGTCGACCTCGCGCTGGCCCGGGTCGGGGACAACGTGACGGCGCTGCCGCTGGTGTTCTTCGCCCTGACCGGAGTCGTGTCGGCGATGGGATCGCCGCTGGGCGGGCTGGTGATGGCACCGATCGGGATGTCCGTGGCCGGCCGCCGCGGGATCGACCCGATGCTGATGGGCCTGGCCATGGCGTGCGGGCTCAGCGCCGGCGGCTTCGCCCCGACCAGCCTGTTCGGCATCGTCACCTACGGCACGGCGGCCTCGGCCGGGATCGCGCTGAATCCGCTCGTGCTGTTCGGGACGGCGGTCGTCGCCAACGTGCTGCTGCTCGGCCTGGCCTACCTGCTGTTCGGCCCGGGTGCGGGCGCCCGGCGGGCACGTCGCGGAAACGGGCGGGTGGTGGCCGCCGGCAGCCCGGGTCTCGACGGTCGGGACGGGGCCGGGTCCGCGCCCGCACCGCGGGAACAGGGGGACCAGCTGGGCGCGGCGGCGACCACGACCGACGACACGGGCGGCGACAGGGGCGGCGACAGGGGCGGCGCCCGGACCTCGGCCGGGCCGTCCGGCACCGACCCGACGGCGACACGCGATCCGGGAGACGACACCGGTGGCCGGGCGTCCGACGCGACCGGGTCCTCCCCGGATCGTTCGGCCCCGCCCGTTCCGGAGCCGTTCGAGCGCGAGCACCGGATCACCGTGCTGGCGATGCTGGGCCTCGTGGTCGCCGTCGTCGTGCTGGCGTTGATGGGCTCCGAGCCGGACATCGGCGTGCTGGCGTTCGCGTTCGGCGCGGCGCTGACGCTGATCGACCCGCCCGCGGGCCGGACCGCGCTGGCCGAGATCGACTGGTCCACCGTGCTGCTCGTCGGCGGGATCATCACCTACGTCGGCGTCCTGCAGACCGCCGGTGCGGTCGACCTGCTCGGCGACCTCGCAGCGGGGCTGGCGTTCCCGGTGCCGGCCGCGTTCGTGCTCTGCGCGGTGTGCGGGCTGATCTCGGCGTTCGCGTCGACGACCGGGATCCTCGCGGCGCTGGTGCCGCTCGCGATCCCGCTGGTGCAGACCGGCGGGGTGCCCGGCTGGGCCCTGATCTGCGCACTCGGTGTCTGCTCGTCGCTGGTCGACGTGTCCCCGTTCTCGACCGTCGGCGCGACGATGGTGGCCACCGCGACCGACCCGGAGGAGAGACCCCGGATGACGTCGCTGCTGACCCGCTGGGGCATGTCGATGGTCGTCGTCGGGCCGGTCCTGCTGCTCGGCACGCTGATGCTGCCCGCCATGGCGGTCTGA